One segment of Plasmodium gaboni strain SY75 chromosome 3, whole genome shotgun sequence DNA contains the following:
- a CDS encoding hypothetical protein (conserved Plasmodium protein, unknown function), with amino-acid sequence MKNLNIISNKIVEDRVKEYCRKIEENKLKNVKPTIKFERNKININNKKKLYLEKLRNEEIERNNNILKKKLEGINKREKKNIEQNKQTGSQKVNTNKKNFLAENIKKAKLKKEKTKTNHSNVTLNDHISIKNMKKIVYKGYVDDSKKSYKFYTELKVDDESNLSILALNLKNKRIKKFFYNKEKHNELLSQLHSYDEIAKNITLIEEENVDKNKKGRLNKKEIKTTENEKPLRIKDRVMMENIEKTCDFYIKKYFNEDLEDNNFLNDIDKMNSSEAKQSNDLLNFKKRKNSFLLMKNEILYKSKINEAQALLIFQKIKEKLKKNKNFIKSSKNISSFVTKNQKENNLNSNTNAGVTHGATLQDKQINEDIQIIKKEEQNRENGEDKLKETKETKEIKEINENKIEDVAQKHEEQIDNLEKEIKEADEGEDKEEKSKEEKSKEEEYKEEEYKEEENKEEENKEEEYKEEEYKEEENKEEEYKEEEYKEEENKEEEVKEEENKEEEVKEEEYKEKEVKEEEYKEEVKEEEDKEEIHSHLDIHQTNYDEEQLGLSKKMESHQEDKKDTMQKQNDETLQNNEENNLKDV; translated from the exons atgaaaaatttaaatatcATAAGTAACAAAATAGTTGAGGATAGAGTAAAGGAATATTGTAGAAAAATTGAGGAGAATAAATTAAAGAATGTAAAGCCCACTATAAAGTTtgaaagaaataaaataaatataaataacaaaaaaaaactatACTTAGAGAAATTAAGAAATGAAGAAATagaaagaaataataa tattcttaaaaaaaaattggaAGGCATTAATAAgagggaaaaaaaaaacatcGAACAAAATAAACAAACAGGATCACAAAAAgttaatacaaataaaaaaaactttcttgctgaaaatataaaaaaagcCAAACTAAAGAAAGAAAAGACAAAAACGAATCATTCCAATGTAACATTGAATGATCATATatctataaaaaat ATGAAAAAAATCGTCTACAAGGGTTATGTCGACGATAGCAAAAAGAGTTACAAGTTTTATACGg agCTAAAAGTTGATGACGAATCCAATTTAAGTATTCTCGCATTGAATTtgaaaaacaaaagaataaaaaagtttttttataataagGAAAAACATAACGAGTTATTAAGT CAATTACACTCATACGATGAAATAGCTAAAAACATTACACTGatagaagaagaaaatgtagataaaaataaaaaaggacgattaaacaaaaaagaaataaaaacaaCAGAAAATGAAAAACCATTGAGAATAAAAGATAGAGTTATGATGgaaaatatagaaaagACTTGtgatttttatattaaaaaatattttaatgaGGATTTAGAAGATaacaattttttaaatgatatagATAAAATGAATAGTTCAGAAGCAAAACAATCTAATGATCTATTgaattttaaaaaaagaaaaaattcttttttattgATGAAAAATGAAATCTTATATAAGTCAAAAATTAATGAAGCACAAGctcttttaatttttcaaaaaattaaagaaaaattaaaaaaaaataaaaattttatcaAGTCgagtaaaaatatatcttcCTTCGTAACAAAGAATCAAAAAG aaaataaCCTCAACAGCAATACAAATGCTGGTGTAACACACGGGGCAACATTGCAAgataaacaaataaatgaagatatacaaataataaaaaaagaagaacAAAATAGAGAAAATGGAGAGgataaattaaaagaaacaaaagaaacaaaagaaataaaagaaataaatgaaaataaaatagaagACGTGGCACAAAAACATGAAGAACAAATAGACAACCTGGAAAAGGAAATAAAAGAAGCTGATGAAGGAGAAgataaagaagaaaaaagtaaagaagaaaaaagtaaagaggaagaatataaagaagaagaatataaagaagaagaaaataaagaagaagaaaataaagaagaagaatataaagaagaagaatataaagaagaagaaaacaaagaagaagaatataaagaagaagaatataaagaagaagaaaacAAAGAAGAAGAAGTTAAGGAggaagaaaataaagaagaagaagTTAAGGAGGAAgaatataaagaaaaagaagTTAAGGAGGAAGAATATAAAGAAGAAGTTAAGGAGGAAGAAgataaagaagaaatacATTCTCATTTGGATATACACCAAACTAATTATGATGAAGAGCAACTTGGTCTTTCCAAAAAAATGGAAAGTCACCAGgaagataaaaaagatacaatgcaaaaacaaaatgatgaaaccttacaaaataatgaagaaaataatttaaaagatgtctaa
- a CDS encoding hypothetical protein (conserved Plasmodium protein, unknown function~transcript variant 1; alternatively spliced), with protein sequence MINTIGTFFLLYIFLNKYFISCVKKDPYVLSYIINNDKCFRFITNRTHRLYKGREKIKYEEVVTQKDISNINTVVLALLEYKKLYNNLNIPKNYILNVEDNENLKNFKLWKKLQDIKNEKSDKKKKYIYFILKKMEFPVETIFNEDEIQNYEMEDVEITSMSKLSTEENMNYDIDERQEVRKELFSPYIKKTKDKKTENVKDFLALYKFVPQINEQSSLPKHSNRSVRKKGILKYILYDLKKDNNFNFQYNYYYDNIYNNVKDDELNDYFKFCMKYKKSNQNYDLYVKGTPSFGDEESKKEKKFFLYTRKEIEGAHSYDFDKWSFSDFIEALVFFNDLYIDMNKEKYEKFKEDEENEKLDLIDFNSINSNFVIPNDDLWPVEWHGMPLGSYINQIRMGDIDAKFHFIRRNILDYLMFDFKTPEFENKYINFTWRKLYLGIAWFIHTRGHPIVISPYDKIQFDVFPMDFCKPEEIQGLYLGYLIVQAQAHEKIFWNNYRDRFDFLKGLEINIRSADDLIF encoded by the exons ATGATAAATACAATCGGGaccttttttttgttatatatttttttgaataagtattttatatcatgTGTAAAAAAAGATCCTTATGTTCTTTCTTACATCATAAACAATGATAAATGTTTTAGATTCATAACAAATAGAACTCACAGACTATATAAAGGaagagaaaaaattaaatacGAAGAAG tTGTTACACAAAAGGATATCTCAAATATAAACACAGTTGTGTTAGCTCTACTAGAATATAAA AAATTATACAATAATTTAAACATTCCAAAGAATTACATTCTTAATGTTGAAGACAATGaaa ATTTAAAGAATTTTAAACTGTGGAAAAAATTACaagatattaaaaatgaaaagagtgacaaaaaaaaaaagtacatttattttattttaaaaaaaatggaattCCCTGTAGAAACCATATTTA atGAAGATGAGATACAAAATTATGAAATGGAAGATGTTGAAATAACATCCATGTCTAAATTGTCAA CtgaagaaaatatgaattatgATATTGACGAAAGACAAGAAGTGCGCAAAGAATTGTTCTCTccatatattaaaaaaacaaaag ATAAAAAAACGGAAAATGTAAAGGATTTTTTGGCCCTATATAAATTTGTACCTCAAATAAATGAACAG AGTTCCTTACCTAAACATTCAAACAGAAGTGTTCGAAAAAAAGGCATTctcaaatatattttgtatgatctcaaaaaagataataattttaattttcaATATAATTACTACTACGAcaatatatacaataatGTTAAGGACGATGAGTTAAACGATTACTTTAAATTTTgtatgaaatataaaaaaagcAATCAAAATTATGATTTGTATGTTAAAGGAACACCGTCCTTTGGAGATG AAGAAAGCaagaaagaaaagaaattttttttatatactcGAAAGGAAATTGAAGGGGCACATTCTTATGATTTTGATAAATG GTCTTTTTCTGATTTTATAGAAGCCCTTGTATTTTTCAAT gatttatatattgatatgaataaagaaaaatatgaaaagttcaaagaagatgaagaaaatgagAAATTAGATCTTATAGATTTCAATTCTATAAATTCAAATTTTGTTATTCCAA atGACGATTTATGGCCAGTTGAATGGCATGGCATGCCATTAG GCTCGTACATTAATCAAATTAGAATGGGAGATATCGATGCAAAGTTTCATTTTATaagaagaaatattttagaCTATTTAATGTTTGATTTCAAAACTCCAGaatttgaaaataaatatattaattttacATGGAGAAAGTTATATTTAGGAATAGCATg GTTTATTCATACAAGGGGCCATCCCATAGTTATATCGCCATATGATAAAATACAGTTTGATGTTTTTCCTATGGATTTTTGCAAACCCGAAGAAATACAA GGCCTTTATTTAGGATATTTAATTGTTCAAGCTCAAGCTCAcgaaaaaatattttg gaATAATTATAGGGATAGAtttgattttttaaaag GTCTTGAAATTAATATAAGAAGTGCAGACgatttaatattttaa
- a CDS encoding hypothetical protein (conserved Plasmodium protein, unknown function~transcript variant 2; alternatively spliced), protein MINTIGTFFLLYIFLNKYFISCVKKDPYVLSYIINNDKCFRFITNRTHRLYKGREKIKYEEVVTQKDISNINTVVLALLEYKKLYNNLNIPKNYILNVEDNENLKNFKLWKKLQDIKNEKSDKKKKYIYFILKKMEFPVETIFNEDEIQNYEMEDVEITSMSKLSTEENMNYDIDERQEVRKELFSPYIKKTKDKKTENVKDFLALYKFVPQINEQSSLPKHSNRSVRKKGILKYILYDLKKDNNFNFQYNYYYDNIYNNVKDDELNDYFKFCMKYKKSNQNYDLYVKGTPSFGDEESKKEKKFFLYTRKEIEGAHSYDFDKWSFSDFIEALVFFNANLYFFFFLPLRIYILI, encoded by the exons ATGATAAATACAATCGGGaccttttttttgttatatatttttttgaataagtattttatatcatgTGTAAAAAAAGATCCTTATGTTCTTTCTTACATCATAAACAATGATAAATGTTTTAGATTCATAACAAATAGAACTCACAGACTATATAAAGGaagagaaaaaattaaatacGAAGAAG tTGTTACACAAAAGGATATCTCAAATATAAACACAGTTGTGTTAGCTCTACTAGAATATAAA AAATTATACAATAATTTAAACATTCCAAAGAATTACATTCTTAATGTTGAAGACAATGaaa ATTTAAAGAATTTTAAACTGTGGAAAAAATTACaagatattaaaaatgaaaagagtgacaaaaaaaaaaagtacatttattttattttaaaaaaaatggaattCCCTGTAGAAACCATATTTA atGAAGATGAGATACAAAATTATGAAATGGAAGATGTTGAAATAACATCCATGTCTAAATTGTCAA CtgaagaaaatatgaattatgATATTGACGAAAGACAAGAAGTGCGCAAAGAATTGTTCTCTccatatattaaaaaaacaaaag ATAAAAAAACGGAAAATGTAAAGGATTTTTTGGCCCTATATAAATTTGTACCTCAAATAAATGAACAG AGTTCCTTACCTAAACATTCAAACAGAAGTGTTCGAAAAAAAGGCATTctcaaatatattttgtatgatctcaaaaaagataataattttaattttcaATATAATTACTACTACGAcaatatatacaataatGTTAAGGACGATGAGTTAAACGATTACTTTAAATTTTgtatgaaatataaaaaaagcAATCAAAATTATGATTTGTATGTTAAAGGAACACCGTCCTTTGGAGATG AAGAAAGCaagaaagaaaagaaattttttttatatactcGAAAGGAAATTGAAGGGGCACATTCTTATGATTTTGATAAATG GTCTTTTTCTGATTTTATAGAAGCCCTTGTATTTTTCAAT GctaatttatatttctttttttttctccCTCTTAggatttatatattgatatga
- a CDS encoding hypothetical protein (conserved Plasmodium protein, unknown function), with product MYLKHVYICISSCFILFDICFSLHPLKMKYKNDMNHMKGVTFFLSPQIYRKNINRSRIKNVSLKKEKKPLFLFENLKKGFSFLGFWRNKYDQKYIDDVTSNINNLIRIKQVTQKKKSNELTIENIKQILLRCVFSKIDFKIINSLSYIIKHFQMSNTTVHSILNQISEKVKEKKDAENYLALHLFLLKDENITVRFLKMWTHELFSMMHIMDFFKSKQKVVECIRDIKRSIYEECVGDLIRKKIERYNLYCEKKKIKFNMKDAIKKMELNIKDDDLYFHYDYNELLRCFTMRLNMERNNNKNKIRSNYDNINIDKDMDINNNIDGNINNISLDEKIKEQFEDPDDENLKELKVTYEEFQLFNDNIIKYIEEDQQLYNINSNNINSNINRIKNKNKIKENNNNGNSDSDDYYDDYNYEKEEDLVIQKNIDDYIYKNTTGMNKSLEEFKNQFIEQADIEFKNFLSNVNLDQHGNVKRNDENTKNSDHIKNRNTINKDHDTDLILQHQKEDNFLKKNIQNNMTNDINDNEINMIQLKKLNRSDEDINLTSDLIYERIRTKLLWYIQKIEYLKFKYQYDIINEQFPIIKNEKTVLDLLNYGYKIVMAPDVDNSLFEKTKMDALPNDKDKNNQMENQKNKKYFYFKCKDCDYHLFNTSDKEDSENISICPQCKTKV from the exons ATGTATTTAAAACatgtttatatttgtatttcatcatgtttcattttatttgatatatgTTTTTCATTGCATCCTTTAAAGATGAAATACAAGAATGATATGAACCATATGAAAGGTgttacattttttttgagTCCTCAAATATATaggaaaaatattaatagatccagaataaaaaatgtttctttaaaaaaagaaaaaaagcCTCTCTTTCTTTTTGAGAATTTAAAGAAGGGGTTTTCTTTCTTAGGATTTTGGAGAAACAAATATGATCaa aaatatattgatGATGTTACATCGaacataaataatttaataagAATTAAGCAGGTCAcacagaaaaaaaaaagcaaCGAATTAACAATAGagaatataaaacaaatttTATTACGTTGCgtattttcaaaaatagattttaaaattataaacagtttatcttatattattaaacaTTTTCAAATGAGCAACACGACG gTGCACTCTATATTAAACCAGATAAGTGAGAAAGTGAAAGAAAAGAAAGATGCAGAAAATTATTTGGCGTTAcatttatttcttttgAAGGACGAAAATATAACGGTAAggtttttaaaaatgtgGACACATgaa CTGTTTTCTATGATGCATATTATGGATTTCTTTAAGAGCAAGCAAAAAGTTGTGGAGTGTATAAGAGATATCAAGa GGAGTATTTATGAAGAATGTGTTGGAGATCtgataagaaaaaaaatcGAAAGATACAATTTATATTgtgaaaagaaaaagataaaatttaatatgaaagatgcaataaaaaaaatggaactaaatattaaagatgatgatttatattttcattatgattataatgaattattaaGATGTTTTACTATGAGGTTAAATATGgaaagaaataataataagaataaaataagaagtaattatgataatataaatattgataaagatatggatataaataataatatagatggaaatataaataatatatccttagatgaaaaaattaaagaacAATTTGAAGATCCAGACgatgaaaatttaaaagaattaaaagTTACATATGAAGAATTTCAACtatttaatgataatataataaaatatattgaagAAGATCAACagttatataatattaatagtaataatattaatagtaatattaatagaataaagaataagaataaaataaaagaaaataataataatggtAATAGTGATAGTGATGATTATTATGACgattataattatgaaaaagaagaagatctagttattcaaaaaaatatagatgattatatttataaaaatacaacAGGAATGAATAAAAGCCTTGAAGAATTTAAAAATCAGTTTATTGAACAAGCTGATAtagaatttaaaaattttctaAGTAATGTTAATCTAGATCAACATGGAAATGTGAAAAGGAATGAtgaaaatacaaaaaattcagatcatataaaaaatagGAATACTATAAATAAAGATCATGATACAGATTTAATATTACAACACCAAAAGGaagataattttttaaaaaaaaatattcaaaataatatgacaaatgatataaatgataatgaaataaatatgatccaattaaaaaaattgaataGAAGTGATGAAGATATTAATTTAACAAGtgatttaatatatgaaagAATAAGAACCAAACTTTTATGgtatatacaaaaaattgaatatcttaaatttaaatatcAGTATGATATTATCAATGAGCAATTCCcaattattaaaaatgaaaaaacTGTATTAgatcttttaaattatgGATATAAAATAGTTATGGCACCAGATGTAgataattctttatttgaaaaaacaaaaatgGATGCATTGCCTAATGATAAGGacaaaaataatcaaaTGGAAAACCAAAAGAACa agaaatatttttacttCAAGTGCAAAGATTGTGATTATCACTTATTCAACAcaa gtGATAAAGAAGATTCAGAAAATATAAGCATATGCCCACAATGCAAAACAAAAGTTTGA
- a CDS encoding hypothetical protein (conserved Plasmodium protein, unknown function): MVRLKTNKKAFYVFVSVSSLFGYFLKGHKEDVNNYETLINNNDIDKIKKIRIHNKCSYIPLLFLNIYDSYIYKNKILRWLYFKCRKRRKDKEEYYYITDMIRKKRREQIKYNFISDEQNLFNKLYIYEIVLEYSLKYGILSPHLSLYILKNISEYCVNLYPSLYDTNKERDIYNNFLNKKKLTYSKQINNEHNYQVSKYNTDNKNNIHNNNNIHIHIHNNNNNNNNNQLNVNMYYNYNNTFISSHSLYNNMETKNINIFNKYNIHNFYSEKYTCYKNNKNDQHITLNMIYLLNQAYDNISRICLNTNTNIYINFYMINILKYICFYNIEDILLNYNHIEHIKKKMNEQNNTNISFFKFLYSFFFFKKKEKHIYHLVHHKIHKNQKKENQEFYNNYSNQNRHNNINTHMSDNYLFDHINNYRNGYSFKNSKKKNTNKNENNNNKKNDNNNNKKNDNNNNNKKNDNNNNNNKKNDNNNNNKKDILKKIYFLKGYKLDDIQILNELYIMIYMRLLFECSLKLISIKKNIHLLEKKMQFDKENKIIYLNSADCMNNLRTNFLKRFNKYEEREKKKIDDPSKIYTTNISDYFKGEKKKDKNEDNIINICYIKKKISSFIFYLKNIIINKDTSFIENNNIVNDNIKKNNFLKSFMSYLYIKDIYEYNYELRLYYMYSNLRKLFLKYVIKMNEHIDIKLYKIKRALNYYIYNFDQFLINNYYHLIHQKNIHKINIHLKYCKDKDIDILKFNDLYYFMINNINNIFSYIQKMDHKKCVYKIFKTYNKILLYQYNYLNEKENMYYKNKIKKYLICLNNNICNDLNEYNKSYDNIKNFSHIFFYTLKNDINLLLFLYTQRIQNCCDIFCYIYKKYNFIQTPFLNYLFYELRYIVYSQKNKKKFFFFFFITPSAYSYDNIVNSFNFSYFFFSLSYLLFILFYHPNMYTSFLFFKTLIYSGIPTYYYNLYNNIIAVMDKQT, translated from the coding sequence atggtaagattaaaaacaaataagAAGGCATTTTACGTTTTTGTGAGCGTGTCGAGTCTTTTTggttattttttaaaaggACATAAAGAGGatgtaaataattatgagactttaataaataataacgACATAGATaagattaaaaaaataagaattCATAATAAATGTTCTTATATAcctttattatttcttaatatttatgatagttatatatataagaataaaatattacgatggttatattttaagtgtagaaaaagaagaaaagataaagaagaatattattatataactgatatgataagaaaaaaaagaagagaacaaataaaatataattttatatctgatgaacaaaatttatttaataaattatatatatatgaaattGTTTTAGAATATAGTTTAAAGTATGGAATATTATCACCACATTTaagtttatatatattaaaaaatatttcagAATATTGTGTTAATTTATATCCTTCTTTATATGATACAAATAAAGAAAGagatatttataataattttttaaataaaaaaaaattaacatattctaaacaaataaataatgaacaCAATTATCAAgtatcaaaatataatacagacaataaaaataatatacataataataataatatacatatacatatacataataataataataataataataataaccaattaaatgtaaatatgtattataattataataatacatttatatcTTCTCATTCtctatataataatatggaaacaaaaaatataaatatttttaataaatataatatacataatttttattcaGAAAAATATACTTGTTATAAAAACAACAAAAATGATCAACATATTACTTTGAATATGATTTATCTTCTCAATCAAGcatatgataatatatctCGTATTTGTTTAAACACAAACactaatatatatataaatttttatatgataaatattttaaaatatatatgcttttataatatagaaGATATTCTTTTAAACTACAATCACATAGaacacataaaaaaaaaaatgaatgaacaaaataatactaatatatcattctttaaatttttatattcatttttcttttttaaaaaaaaagaaaaacatatatatcatcTAGTACATCATAAAATTCATAAGaatcaaaaaaaagaaaaccAGGAGTTctataataattattcaaaCCAAAATAgacataataatataaacacTCATATGTCagataattatttatttgatcatataaataattatagaAATGGTTACTCCTTTAAgaattcaaaaaaaaagaatacaaacaaaaatgaaaataataataataaaaaaaatgacaataataataataaaaaaaatgacaataataataataataaaaaaaatgacaataataataataataataaaaaaaatgacaataataataataataaaaaagatatattaaaaaagatatattttttaaaaggTTACAAATTAGACGACATACAGATTTTAAACGAGTTATATATCATGATATATATGCGCTTACTATTTGAATGttctttaaaattaattagtattaaaaaaaatatccacttgttagaaaaaaaaatgcagtttgataaagaaaataaaataatatatttgaattCAGCTGACTGTATGAATAACTTAAGaacaaattttttaaaacgatttaataaatatgaagaaagagaaaaaaaaaaaattgatgATCCTTCTAAGATATATACTACTAACATTTCTGATTACTTCAaaggagaaaaaaaaaaagataaaaatgaagataatataataaatatatgttacataaaaaaaaaaatatcttcttttattttttatttaaaaaatataataatcaatAAAGATACTTCttttatagaaaataataatattgtaaatgataatatcaaaaaaaataactTTTTAAAATCTTTCATgtcttatttatatataaaagatatatacgaatataattatgagctaagattatattatatgtatagTAATCTTAGAAAACtgtttttaaaatatgttataaaaatgaatgaacatatagatataaaattatataaaataaaaagagcattaaattattatatatataactttGATCAATttcttataaataattattatcatttaatacaccaaaaaaatatacataaaattaatattcatttgaaatattgtaaagataaagatatagatattttaaaatttaatgatttatattactttatgattaataatataaataatatattttcatacatacaaaaaatggaccataaaaaatgtgtatacaaaatatttaaaacttataataaaatattattatatcaatataattatttaaatgaaaaagaaaatatgtactacaaaaataaaataaaaaaatatctaatatgtttaaataataatatttgtaatgatttaaatgaatataataaatcttatgacaatataaaaaatttctcacatatttttttttataccctaaaaaatgatataaatcttttattatttttatatacacaACGTATTCAAAATTGTTGTGATATATTctgttatatatataaaaaatataattttattcaaaccccttttttaaattatttattttatgaattacgttatattgtttattctcaaaaaaataaaaaaaaattttttttttttttttttattactcCTTCTGCATATAGTTATGATAATATAGTcaattcttttaatttttcttatttttttttttctttatcgTATTTacttttcattttgttctATCACCCTAACATGTATAcatcctttttattttttaaaacacTTATATATTCGGGCATCCCtacttattattataacttatataataatattatagCAGTGATGGATAAGCAAACgtga